The sequence ATATTTCATCACCATCACTACATGACGATGTTGTTGAAAATCCCCCaccgatttatttttgtaaatttgtataAACTTTGGCctgtataaaataatattaactagCGTATTAACTACAATAATAATAGATACTAGTATTGTAGGACTGAAGAGAATCGAAGGGCGTGTGACAGGCCTCTTCAACGGCTCTGTATCGGCCATTGACTTGACGGCCCTGTAACTGCGACTCTATCAAAGAAGAACTCATGCTCGCTATTGGGGCAAGCATCCAGATGAAAATCGAATAATATGTGAGAGATTGAACCGTAGCATAATAGAacaccaaaaataaatgaaagaaaaattcaaccaattttttagttttcagttGACCCGCCGGCTAATTGTTTCACAAGTGCTTACATCTTGataaacaaaatgtaaaaattgcaataaaaattcagaaaacaacATGatacttgaaaagaaaaaaagaagattcctGGTCGATGGAATTCCTAATGGAGCATACAACTTTAATAGGCCGCTTCACCTTCACCACCTCTGTTGTCAGACCACCACAATATGCCCACCTTCGTTCAAATCTAATCAAAGCACCATCATCGCCGGTTGGTACAAAAGTTGTCTGATCTTCTTTTATCCACTCAAAAGTTCCGGGTATGAGTGATATCTGATAACTCAAGGGAACTCCACTTGATCTAAACAGGAAGTGAACTGTACATGCCTGAAAGACAATgaagtttaaaagattttataagatAACTTGTACAATCACAATAAGTCTggggtcgatgcaattagggggAGAAATGAAACTAACCTGTTCACATGTGATCTCAATGGATTTGTCTTCCCCAGGTTTCAGAGCTAGCATGGACGAGTTATGACCCACAGAGATATCAGTTGGGAGTATACTCAATCCTCCAAACTTAAACGGGATTTGGTGGGGATCAATGTGCCTACAAAATAGGTAAACCAAATCAGAAACTCTCTACAgatcataacaaaaaaacacaaacaaagaaacaaaaaagcaatTACCTGAATAAGGTGCAAACAGATGTCGCTGGATAGGCCACCTCAACCTCCTTAGCCCCTCGTGCTCTCATGTTGTTACACGCACGGACCCACCAAGGACACTCCTCcataataaatatttgtaaccAGAAATTATGCTTGTAAGAAAAATGAATGGTCAGATTCTCTAGCTAGAACGGagatgaaaattaaaaatgtgttCTACCTGTTTGAAGGCAAATCCAGGGTAGTACTCCTGAGCCAAGATCAAGGCTGGTTTGACTAGTTCGGTCACCAGGTCAAGCTCTCTCTTCGACAATCCTCCAGGATTACTACTAATatcaagaacatgaagaaaGCTGGGAATTCTACGGGAGGTCAAATACTGTTTCCTTATGCACTTCTCCATGAAAAGAATCCTAGTCTTCACGAAACTAGCCACATGATGCTCCGCAGTTCGCTCATCACTGAAATGGACCCTCTCGAATCCATCGTAGACCAAATCGTAACACACCGGGTTGCCTTCTCGGTCGTGTCCGTGCATGAAGACGAACTCTTCAGAAACATTCATCCTACCTTCAATCTCTACGTCGATATTGTTGTTCCTTCTCCACTCCATGGTATTCTCTAACAGGCTTAAAGACTTCTCGGCATTGAAATTTTTggcttttaaaaatttcaacaaaaccATTCTGCTTCCCTCACCATCAAGCAGCGGGATTCCCCATATACTGCTTTCAAAATTAGGGTTCGTTTCTAAATAACTCTTCACCAATATCCTAAATTCTTTAAGGGCTTGCCTCTTTGAAcctgaatttttttcttcaactatCGGCTGATGCCGTCCCGGTTGTGGCTGATGCCATCTCGGTTGGGTCTGATGGCCTTCCTCGATTTCTCGGATAGCG comes from Camelina sativa cultivar DH55 chromosome 19, Cs, whole genome shotgun sequence and encodes:
- the LOC104764294 gene encoding patellin-3-like, with the protein product MEECPWWVRACNNMRARGAKEVEVAYPATSVCTLFRHIDPHQIPFKFGGLSILPTDISVGHNSSMLALKPGEDKSIEITCEQACTVHFLFRSSGVPLSYQISLIPGTFEWIKEDQTTFVPTGDDGALIRFERRWAYCGGLTTEVVKVKRPIKVVCSIRNSIDQESSFFLFKYHVVF